The window GCTTCGATGCGAACGCCGATCTCGGTCGGGTCTACCGCCGTCGCTCGACGGCTGCACGAATGGCCTGCGCTGCCAGTGTAGGCGTGGGGGTCGCATTAAGAGCTCCGCGGTGCGCGCGACATATGGGAGTCCTCGCGGTCGAAACGATAACTGCGTCGCGCATGTTCAGCTCCATAACAAAGGGCGCGCTGAAATCTGGCTCAGCCTGTGCGCAGTCTTTCTAGACCGAGCCGAATGCAAAGCGGCAGCTGGCGAAGCTTCTAGGCTGCGTGGCAGATAACGCGCTGAAGGCGTCATTGAATTAAAGTGAAGCTGATGTCAATTTAGGTTTGATTCGGCCGTGAATATGGTTTAGACGCGGAATACGAGTTTTACAGCGCACTAGTTTTACGGAGACTCGAAATCCGAGTTTATGAATGCGCACTTTGGAAGAGGGGATAGCAATGCATATCAAAAATGATGTCGTTTTTCGCCAAGCGAAGGCTAGTGATTTTGCTGTAGCAACAATTCTGGCGTTGTCGGTCTCGACATTGGCCACGTCGACATATGCCCAATCTGCTCCTCCGGCCGATGGGGGGAAAGTTGCCGCCACTCCGGCAGCTGATGGGGAAATCATTGTTACCGCTCGCAAGCAGAGCGAACGAATCTCCGACGTTCCGATCGCGATCCAGGCATTCTCCTCTAAGCAGATCGAGCTTTACGCCACGCAATCATTTGCTGGCCTTTCCGCGCAAGTGCCCGGGCTTGATGTCGCCAATGGTACCACTGCAGGAAACGTTAACATCACACTTCGGGGGATCGGCTCAGCCGGCAATGGTGCTGCGACACTTGATCAAGCAGTGGCAGTCAATCTGGATGGTCTACAGGTGGGTAAGGGCAATCTCCTAAGACTGGGCTTTCACGATATGGAGCGTATCGAGGTGCTCAAGGGACCTCAGGCGCTATTCTTCGGCAAGAACAGCCCGGGTGGCGTTGTTTCCCTCGTTTCCAAGGATCCGGGGTCCGATTTCGAAGCCAGCGTCAAGGCGGGCTATGAATTCTACGCCAAGCAAAAGTTCATCGAAGGCGTTGTCTCCGCGCCCCTCGCCGAAGGACTCGGCTTGCGTGTCGTTGGCTATTTGTCAGGGCAGGACGGCTGGTTCCGTAACCTTGCGCGCACTGCCACGCGCAAGAGCTTGGGGGACCGGGACGAATATTTTGTTCGTGGTACACTGCGCTATGATTCGGGCGGTGGCTTCGACAATACTCTGAAGGTTTCCTATGGCGGGTTCACCACGCACAGCGGCCTCTCCGGCGCAGCGCAGCGGTTTGCATGTCCTTTTGGCAGCGCAGCTATCGAGCCTTCACCACCGGCCATCTCCAATTGCAAGATTGATCGCTACATTGTCATAGGATACCCCAGTCCGGCATTTCAGGCTGGGAACCCGCTGATCCGGGATGGGCTTTTCCACAAGCAGAACCAGCTTGCGATCGTCAACAGCGCCAATCTTGAAGTGGCACCGGAACTGTCGATTGCGTCGGTGTCCACATACTTTAAGTCGCGGGAGCAAAGCACGGACAACTTCCTGTACAGCGAACAGTCGCTGCTGATTGGCGGCAACATTGCGCATGACAAACAATTTACTCAGGAAGTACGGGCGACCTCTCATTATGACGGCCCGGTCAATTTCATGGCTGGCGGCTTTTATCAACATGAAGACTATGATTCGCGCTACCCGGCCCTAGTGGATGTTGGGCTCTTTTCAGGTCCTCCGATTGGCGTTCCAGTCACACTGGCGGACAACAGGTTCCGGCAAAAGACTGAAGCCTATTCAGTATTCGGCCAATTGACATTTGCACTCGCACAGCAGGTCGATTTCGAAATAGGCGGTCGATACTCGCACGAGAAGAAATCAGTGACTGGCGAGGCGGTTACAGCGTCTGTATTCAATCCCGTTGCGGGGCCACTGGTTTTTCCAGTGCCTTCAAAGAGCTTCGACGATTTCTCGCCGCAGGCGACCCTGAGATACAAACCGTCGGATAACCTGATGATCTATGCTACTTACCGCACCGGATTCATTTCCGGCGGCTACAATCTAGTCCTCTCTTCTAATGAAAAGCCATTCTCTCAGGAAAAAGCTAAGGGTGGCGAAGCCGGAATGAAAGCAGCGTTGTTCAACCGGCAGGTGAGGTTTGACCTTGCAGCATATCACTACAAGTACTCCGGCGTGCAACTTGGTCAGTTTGATCCGGCAACGGTGTCGAATATCGTCACAAATGCGACGTCTGCAAAAAGTTATGGCGTAGATGCTTCCTTACAGTTCAGCCCCCGCGCTGTGCCCGGGCTTTCGCTACGCGGTGCATTGTCCTGGAACCATGCACGATATGGGACATGGCTCGATTCGGGCTGCTACGCGGGACAATCTATTGCTGCCGGGTGTAATCTGAATCTTTTTAACGGCGCGTTCCAAAGTCAGGATTTGACTGGTCACCGGCTATTGCGTGCATTCGATTGGGCGGGCAATATTGGCGCGACTTATGAGCGGCCCGTTGCCGACGGCATAGTAATGGGCGTGTCTGCAGATGCGGCATACAAGGGCGCCTATAACCCGAATCCGCAGGAAGATCCTCGCGCTCGCCAAGCTCCTTCCTGGCTGTTGAACGGCAACTTCACCGTGCGTGCAGAGGACAATAGTTGGGAGGCGGCTCTGATCGGCCGCAATCTAACCAACAAGCTTCGCTTGAGCGACGCCAACGCGGTTACCTTCTCGGGATTTGGGACCGGCACCGCCAATTCTGTCCCCTCCGATCTCGAGGGTGTGGTCACTGAGCCTCGCTCGGTGATGTTCCAGATCACGCTTCGCAACAAGCTTTTTCAGAGGTGATTTCTGATGTCATGGCCGGCCGGTAAATGCTGGTCGGCTAAGGACTTCGCCAATGAACCTTAGCCAACCAAGTGCTCGCTTTGGGGATTGGGTGAAGCAATTGTAGAAGCCAATATACACAGGCGCTGGTGACTTCCCTAAGCAATGCTATGGGCGTCAGGTTGGTGTATCTTTTCATCGCAAGGAGAGCACAAATGACTGTCGGCGCGCGAATGAGGCTGAATGAACTCATTAGCTCTGGAATAAGACCAATAGGAAGCTTCGTCAGCAGCACCGACCCGCAAACAACCGATATCTTGGCTGCCTGCGGATTCGACTTTGTCATTATCGACCGGGAGCACGGCCCTCACGACAACTCCTCAGCGCTCGGACATATTCGTGCTGCCGAACATCGGGGCATTATTCCGTTCATAAGGGTGCTTGAGAACTCTCAGACACTTATTCAGGCCGCGCTCGACCTGGGCGCTCATGGTGTGCTCATCCCGAAGATCGAAACCGCGGAACAGGCGCGTCGTGCAGTCGAAGCGAGCCTTTACGCGCCAAAAGGGGTGCGTGGTATGTGTTCTGCGACATATGCGGCCAACTTCTGTAGCCCTGAGAGTTGGCCTGAACACCAGCGGAATTCGGACAGCAACGCCATTGCAATTCCCCTTATCGAGACAAGGAAGGGCGTTGAAAACATTAATGAAATTGCTGCGGTGGATGGCGTCGATTATCTCTTCTTTGGGCCCGGTGACCTTTCCAACGACATGGGCATAGATCTGCGGTCAGAACCCGAGAAGTTGAAGCCTGCCTGGGACAAGGTAAGCCATGCGGCACATTCACGCGGCAAGCGGGTTTTTGGTGTGGGGTTCCTGGGTTTCGATGCGAACGCCGATCTGTTGGCAGGAACTGCCGATTTGCTTTTGCTCCAATCTTCAGCAGCGCAGCTAGTCAGGGAAGCCCGGGGCAAGTAAGAACTAGTGCCGGGAGCCGTTAGCATTTGGTGAGATTTCATATCCAGCATGCGGACGTCGTCGATAACCCCTTTGCAAACTGCGCGAGACCCAGAAAAAGCGTCTACCGGTCATGCTGGATCGGTACTCCCAGGACGGCTCATATCCAAGACCGACGGCTAATGTTACCCTGAGCGCAAATTGGCAGTTGCCGCTTGGATAAAGTGGATTCAACCTGACTAACGAGGGTTTGCAGCTTTCCACCTTCTCAAACTGCCGGGAATCTTGAGACGTCCTGATTCACCCCGATGAATACAAGAAGCATTGTTGCCGGTTCGTCGCCTTCATTGAGCCAGGCATGTTGCGTGCCACATTGCACGAGGCAATCGCCGGCGCGGAGTACTTTGCGTTCCCCGCTGTCGAGAATTAGCGTCAGCTCTCCCGAAATGACGTATTCAAGATCGACGGTCGCGGTCGCATGCATTCCCCCAGAGCCGGACACGGCTTCCCCGATGCCCGGTGTCAATCTTTCTGTTTCTGCATGGGCTGCCGGGTCGTCGGTAAGCTGGTGTGGGCTGGCTTTTGCGGGATAAGTGAAAATGATAAAGCGAAAGCCTGACGCATCCTTGGGGAAGAAGCGCAATCCTTCTGCAGGCTTGCCATCATAAGGGACTGTCAGCTGCTGATCACTGCCGAATATCTGGATGATGTCGGTTCCCAGTGTTGGAGGAGTAACCGCTTCAATTTCTTCGTCTGCCGTAAACCTCGACACGCCCTTTTCGTCGATCCCCGCAATCACTCGCCTAAGCTTTTTCATCTGATCTTACTCCAATTTGCCGGTGGATGCCAAGGCAAGCCTCAGCAAGGTTCCGGATACTCATTTTCATCAAGCAACAGAATTGCCATAGGCAAACCTTCGTTGACTTGAACGCCGTTCTTCTGCCTGAAATAGTTATCCGGAGCATTCTTTGCAGGCTAATCCATCCCTTCGGCCTTGCCAAGATTAAAAAATGATGTCAGATTCTCTTCATTTGATGCTTGTTGGGTTGGGTTTTCGAATCCGGGCCAGCGAGATTGACGGGGCAGGAGGGTAAGCACGCAACATCAGGACTTGGCGGTTCTGCTTCGGGGTTGCCGCCGGTAGTTCATCGGCGAGGCCATCGATGCGCTAAGGGCAGGTATGGTGTGTTTGAATTGTTTTGAATTCAAATGCTGCCGCAATTGCGGCGAAGTTCCAACCGTTAGAGGAAGGCTCGTAATAAGTATGTCAGGGTTGAAGCTGATAACACGGCTAGGGATGGTTCTGGCTACTGCCGCGGCGGCATGCGGAGCATTGGCAAAACCAGTTAAGGGGGTAACTTCCCCCGACCAAACTGGGCTTTCCTGCGACCAATCAATCGTCGAAAAATTCAAGCCTGATCCGAGGGCAACGGTCATCCAGGTGAAGCAGTTCCGCAAGGGAGATCAACTTTCTGCTGAGTTTGAGTGGTATCTTGCCAATTCCGGCATCTCCAAGACGGTCGAGGCCGATCTTTGCCTTGTTAAGTTGCTGGTCGGGCCAGGAAATCCTGGTCCTGCCGATTCTGCATCGACTTCGGCAGGAATTGGCATCGAGATATGGCTCCCAGAAAAAAGTGCATGGAACGGTCGCTTACATGCCGTTGGCACGGGCGGTTGGGCTGGGGGCGTTGAGAGCGATCCGGCAAAGAACTCTACGTCATTCAGCAACGACCTGCAGTTAACGTCAGCCGTTGCGGCGCGAGAGGGAGCGGTCGTTTCCAGCACTGACGCCGGGCACATGAGTTCGGCTACTGATGGCTCCTTTGCAATGAATCCTGACGGGACCAGCAACACGGTGCTGTGGAGGGATTATGCGAGCCGATCGTTGCATGTCCAGGCAGTCATGACCACAGCGCTTGCGACCGCCTATTATGGTCGCAAACCAAAATATAGATACTTTGAAGGTGGATCGGGTGGAGGCAGGCAAGCCCTTGCCTTGGCACAGCGTTACCCGCGAGATTATGATGGAATCATTGCCGCCTTTCCTGCTGTGTATTTTTCGAAATTTATACTTGCTTCCCTCTACCCGCAGATCGTCATCCAGCGCGATTTGGGTGGCCGCTACATGTCCAACGAGCAGCTGGACTTTGTGTCAAATCAGGCAATTGCTGCTTGCGACGTTCTCGACGGAAAGCATCTCGGTTTTGTTATCGACCAAAAGTCCTGTCGATATGACCCCGCCAGGGATCCGGCAGTATTGTGTGCATCAAGCGGCGGAAACAACGTAACCCCGAATTGTGTGACCCCGCAGCAAGCGAATGCAATTAACAAGATCTGGTATGGGATGACTTCTGATGGCAGCGTCCCAAGTCCGGCCTTTGACAACGGTTTTGGTCCGTTGACCGGCAAGCGACGATGGTTCGGCTATGCGCGCGGAACCAGCCTTCTCGTGACGGCATCGAATCAGGCGTTCGTAATGGCGGCCGATATGGCGGGCCTGGCACTTCAGGATCCCGCATTCGCTTCGTCGACATTTCGTAATGCACGGACCAACGGAATGGATCGCTGGAAGTCGCTGACATATGAGCAGCTGTCCGAGGCCTTTGACTTGACCGAGAAGCGGCAATCTAGCTGGGACTATATTGACAGCCAGATACCAGACCTGTCGGCCTTCAAGAAGCGTGGAGGAAAACTGATACATTATCACGGAACAGACGACCCCTTTATTCCGTTTCTCGGTTCCGAAAAATACTATGACAGCGTGATTGCGCAGATGCACGGCTTGAAGAACGTGCAGAACTTCTATCGCTTCTATCTGGTTCCGGGCATGTGGCATGGTCCTCGCAATGGCACGTCAAACCCGAATGCGAATCCGCCAATCATCCGTGCGGGCAAAGGCGAGGTTTATGATCTGCTTACAGCCTGGGTCGAGAAGGGCGCCGCGCCAGTAAGCATTGTGCTGCAATCAGAAAGTGACGT of the Aquisediminimonas profunda genome contains:
- a CDS encoding tannase/feruloyl esterase family alpha/beta hydrolase; protein product: MNCFEFKCCRNCGEVPTVRGRLVISMSGLKLITRLGMVLATAAAACGALAKPVKGVTSPDQTGLSCDQSIVEKFKPDPRATVIQVKQFRKGDQLSAEFEWYLANSGISKTVEADLCLVKLLVGPGNPGPADSASTSAGIGIEIWLPEKSAWNGRLHAVGTGGWAGGVESDPAKNSTSFSNDLQLTSAVAAREGAVVSSTDAGHMSSATDGSFAMNPDGTSNTVLWRDYASRSLHVQAVMTTALATAYYGRKPKYRYFEGGSGGGRQALALAQRYPRDYDGIIAAFPAVYFSKFILASLYPQIVIQRDLGGRYMSNEQLDFVSNQAIAACDVLDGKHLGFVIDQKSCRYDPARDPAVLCASSGGNNVTPNCVTPQQANAINKIWYGMTSDGSVPSPAFDNGFGPLTGKRRWFGYARGTSLLVTASNQAFVMAADMAGLALQDPAFASSTFRNARTNGMDRWKSLTYEQLSEAFDLTEKRQSSWDYIDSQIPDLSAFKKRGGKLIHYHGTDDPFIPFLGSEKYYDSVIAQMHGLKNVQNFYRFYLVPGMWHGPRNGTSNPNANPPIIRAGKGEVYDLLTAWVEKGAAPVSIVLQSESDVPVQKTLPMCLYPSRVSYVSGDINSAESYTCK
- a CDS encoding TonB-dependent receptor; amino-acid sequence: MHIKNDVVFRQAKASDFAVATILALSVSTLATSTYAQSAPPADGGKVAATPAADGEIIVTARKQSERISDVPIAIQAFSSKQIELYATQSFAGLSAQVPGLDVANGTTAGNVNITLRGIGSAGNGAATLDQAVAVNLDGLQVGKGNLLRLGFHDMERIEVLKGPQALFFGKNSPGGVVSLVSKDPGSDFEASVKAGYEFYAKQKFIEGVVSAPLAEGLGLRVVGYLSGQDGWFRNLARTATRKSLGDRDEYFVRGTLRYDSGGGFDNTLKVSYGGFTTHSGLSGAAQRFACPFGSAAIEPSPPAISNCKIDRYIVIGYPSPAFQAGNPLIRDGLFHKQNQLAIVNSANLEVAPELSIASVSTYFKSREQSTDNFLYSEQSLLIGGNIAHDKQFTQEVRATSHYDGPVNFMAGGFYQHEDYDSRYPALVDVGLFSGPPIGVPVTLADNRFRQKTEAYSVFGQLTFALAQQVDFEIGGRYSHEKKSVTGEAVTASVFNPVAGPLVFPVPSKSFDDFSPQATLRYKPSDNLMIYATYRTGFISGGYNLVLSSNEKPFSQEKAKGGEAGMKAALFNRQVRFDLAAYHYKYSGVQLGQFDPATVSNIVTNATSAKSYGVDASLQFSPRAVPGLSLRGALSWNHARYGTWLDSGCYAGQSIAAGCNLNLFNGAFQSQDLTGHRLLRAFDWAGNIGATYERPVADGIVMGVSADAAYKGAYNPNPQEDPRARQAPSWLLNGNFTVRAEDNSWEAALIGRNLTNKLRLSDANAVTFSGFGTGTANSVPSDLEGVVTEPRSVMFQITLRNKLFQR
- a CDS encoding cupin domain-containing protein is translated as MKKLRRVIAGIDEKGVSRFTADEEIEAVTPPTLGTDIIQIFGSDQQLTVPYDGKPAEGLRFFPKDASGFRFIIFTYPAKASPHQLTDDPAAHAETERLTPGIGEAVSGSGGMHATATVDLEYVISGELTLILDSGERKVLRAGDCLVQCGTQHAWLNEGDEPATMLLVFIGVNQDVSRFPAV
- a CDS encoding HpcH/HpaI aldolase family protein, with protein sequence MRLNELISSGIRPIGSFVSSTDPQTTDILAACGFDFVIIDREHGPHDNSSALGHIRAAEHRGIIPFIRVLENSQTLIQAALDLGAHGVLIPKIETAEQARRAVEASLYAPKGVRGMCSATYAANFCSPESWPEHQRNSDSNAIAIPLIETRKGVENINEIAAVDGVDYLFFGPGDLSNDMGIDLRSEPEKLKPAWDKVSHAAHSRGKRVFGVGFLGFDANADLLAGTADLLLLQSSAAQLVREARGK